Proteins from a single region of Palaemon carinicauda isolate YSFRI2023 chromosome 1, ASM3689809v2, whole genome shotgun sequence:
- the LOC137620947 gene encoding zinc finger MYM-type protein 1-like: protein MYLNIHTDDLNTPSPTSLKPICPTRWLTRYAAVKAVLDDYPDVLAALQEAAKELGSTTASRAAGLYKCLSSGECLLGLYGSLPLIQCLENFNKSLQGSKLTVSGMLEAAEVTIKSLQSLRCEHKFKRLFEEAEQKLHLCDLDAIPLPRKKKIPKRLDQGLGFAFNYCHDSAEEFYRVEFFSVIDATVLNIKEYFTSTDLTEYQDLSSVLLTGTHKPEIITKYPELNESLNQQLDFFHNQFKGSTVEDYRKIFAYMVPEVRRMFPQVEALLRLLLVSPASSCTAERSFSALRRLKTWLRSSMSQQRLNHLMICDVHRDRLATLSPQAIAEEFIRAEDKRRTIFGRF, encoded by the coding sequence ATGTACCTTAATATTCACACAGATGATCTCAACACTCCTTCACCAACAAGTTTGAAGCCAATATGTCCTACACGGTGGCTTACACGATATGCTGCAGTGAAAGCAGTATTAGATGATTACCCTGATGTACTGGCTGCCCTCCAGGAGGCAGCAAAGGAGTTAGGGTCAACAACTGCATCCCGAGCAGCAGGTTTGTACAAATGTTTGTCCTCAGGGGAATGTCTACTTGGATTATATGGATCACTTCCTCTTATTCAATGTCTAGAAAACTTCAACAAGAGCCTACAAGGATCAAAATTGACAGTATCTGGAATGCTAGAAGCTGCAGAGGTTACCATAAAGAGCCTACAGTCACTTCGATGCGAGCACAAATTCAAGAgattatttgaagaagcagaacaGAAGCTCCATCTGTGTGACCTAGACGcaattcctcttccaagaaagaaaaaaataccaaagaggCTAGACCAAGGATTAGGATTTGCCTTTAACTACTGTCATGACTCAGCTGAAGAGTTTTATCGAGTTGAGTTCTTCAGTGTTATTGATGCTACCGTACTGAACATTAAAGAATACTTCACTTCCACTGATCTCACCGAGTATCAAGATTTATCGTCAGTACTGTTGACTGGGACACATAAGCCAGAAATTATCACTAAGTATCCAGAACTCAATGAATCTCTGAATCAGCAACTCGATTTCTTCCACAACCAGTTTAAGGGGTCAACAGTTGAAGATTATAGAAAGATCTTCGCATATATGGTACCAGAAGTTCGCCGAATGTTTCCTCAGGTAGAAGCATTGTTACGCCTTTTACTTGTCTCCCCAGCAAGTTCCTGCACAGCTGAGAGGTCATTCAGTGCTCTCAGACGATTGAAGACATGGTTACGTAGCAGTATGAGTCAGCAACGCCTTAACCACCTCATGATTTGCGATGTACATCGTGACCGTCTAGCTACCTTAAGTCCACAGGCGATTGCTGAGGAGTTCATCCGAGCAGAAGACAAACGAAGGACCATTTTTGGTAGATTCTGA